From a single Plasmodium yoelii strain 17X genome assembly, chromosome: 9 genomic region:
- a CDS encoding 3-oxo-5-alpha-steroid 4-dehydrogenase, putative: MKVILRKRNGKFIDYFDISPSTTVDQFKELFYKKYHYYPERQKWNLDNATGKTLVSGTLSEIGIKDGDILIFKDLGVQISWRLVYVIEYLGPILIFPFFYFCDKYIYSQNAKNKHIIQILSLWFLLFHFLKREFESLFVHRFSNATMPIVRVPINCGHYWILCGVNIGYYLFHPKYKPYNLGSKPHIVYSIFFVLLVLEFLNLKCHLILKNLRPRGTKTRGIPYGYGFNYISCANYFYESLIWIIFSLITNTLTGYIFCCVAIIQMAIWALKKHNSYKKEFPNYPKNRKAIFPFVL; this comes from the exons atgaaagtaATTTTGAGAAAAAGGAATGGAAAATTTATAGACTATTTTGACATTAGTCCATCAACAACAGTTGACCAATTTAAAGaactattttataaaaaat ACCATTATTATCCTGAAAGGCAAAAATGGAACTTAGATAATg ccACAGGGAAAACACTCGTTAGTGGAACATTAAGCGAAATTGGAATAAAAGATGGAgacatattaatatttaaggACTTAG GTGTACAAATATCATGGCGATTAGTTTATGTTATAGAATATTTAGGCCCAATTTTGATTTTTccgtttttttatttttgtgataaatatatttattctcAGAATGCAAAAAATAAGCATATAATCCAAAT ATTATCCTTATGGTTTTTGTTATTCCATTTTTTGAAAAGAGAATTTGAATCCCTATTTGTCCACAGATTTAGTAATGCAACTATGCCAATAGTGAGGGTTCCAATAAATTGTGGACATTATtg gaTACTATGCGGCGTAAATATTgggtattatttatttcaccCAAAATATAAGCCGTACAATTTGGGCTCCAAACCACATATAGTctattctattttttttgtgttacTA GTTTTAGAGTTTTTGAATTTGAAATGccatttaatattaaaaaatttaagacCACGag gcACAAAAACCAGAGGGATACCATATGGATATGGATTTAATTACATATCTTGTGCAAACTATTTTtatgaatcattaatatggATTATATTTTCGCTTATAACAAATACCCTAACAG GTTACATTTTTTGCTGTGTTGCAATAATACAAATGGCAATTTGGGCATTAAAGAAACACAATAGTTACAAAAAGGAGTTTCCAAATTATCCAAA AAATAGAAAGGCCATATTCCCATTTGTTTTGTGA